A part of Neovison vison isolate M4711 chromosome 8, ASM_NN_V1, whole genome shotgun sequence genomic DNA contains:
- the CNGA3 gene encoding cyclic nucleotide-gated cation channel alpha-3 isoform X2, protein MAKINTQFSHPAVRTTDRDLNHVENGFSRVHLPSEETSSELQQEIAMETRGLAESRRSSYASQGPARMSRLIISLRAWATRHVHHEAQRTDSFLEHFRGAELKEVSSQESNAQSNTGSQEPPDRGRGKSTRKKDSIVVDPSSNMYYNWLTIIALPVFYNWCLLVCRACFDELQSEHVMLWLVLDYLSDVLYGLDMLVRARTGFLEQGLMVKDAPRLWKHYTKTVHFKLDILSLVPTDLAYFKLGINYPELRFNRLLKFARLFEFFDRTETRTNYPNLFRIGNLVLYILVIIHWNACIYFAISKFIGFGTDSWVYPNISNPEYGRLSRKYIYSLYWSTLTLTTIGETPPPVKDEEYLFVVIDFLVGVLIFATIVGNVGSMISNMNASRAEFQAKIDSIKQYMQFRKVTKDLETRVIRWFDYLWANKKTVDEKEVLKSLPDKLKAEIAINVHLDTLKKVRIFQDCEAGLLVELVLKLRPAVFSPGDYICKKGDIGREMYIIKEGKLAVVADDGITQFVVLSDGSYFGEISILNIKGSKSGNRRTANIRSIGYSDLFCLSKDDLMEALTEYPEAKKALEEKGRQILMKDNLIDEDVARAGADPKDIEEKVEHLESSLDTLQTRFARLLAEYNATQMKVKQRLTHLESQVKIGTSDPLADGATPGEAEKTETKQQ, encoded by the exons ATGGCCAAGATTAACACCCAATTCTCCCACCCTGCGGTAAGGAccacagacagagatctcaaccATGTTGAAAATGGCTTCAGCAG GGTCCACTTGCCGAGCGAGGAGACTTCGTCAGAACTGCAGCAGGAGATCGCCATGGAGACCAGAGGACTGGCGGAGTCTAGGCGAAGCTCCTACGCCAGCCAGGGGCCCGCCAG GATGTCTCGCCTGATCATCTCATTGCGAGCATGGGCCACCAGACACGTACACCACGAGGCCCAGAGAACGGACTCATTCCTGGAGCATTTCCGCGGAGCTGAGCTAAAGGAGGTGTCCAGCCAAGAAAGCAATGCCCAGTCAAATACGGGCAGCCAGGAGCcaccagacagagggagagg CAAAAGTACCAGAAAG AAGGACAGCATAGTGGTGGATCCCTCCAGCAACATGTACTACAACTGGTTGACTATCATTGCCCTGCCTGTCTTCTACAACTGGTGTCTGCTGGTGTGCAG GGCCTGTTTCGACGAGCTGCAGTCCGAGCACGTGATGCTGTGGCTGGTCCTGGACTACTTGTCCGACGTCCTCTACGGCTTGGATATGCTGGTGCGAGCCCGGACAG GCTTCCTTGAACAAGGCTTGATGGTCAAGGATGCCCCGAGACTGTGGAAGCATTACACAAAGACTGTGCACTTCAAACTGGACATATTATCCCTggtccccacagacctggcttatTTTAAGTTGGGCATAAACTATCCAGAACTGAGGTTCAACCGCCTCCTGAAGTTTGCCCGGCTCTTTGAGTTCTTCGACCGCACAGAGACGAGGACCAACTACCCCAATTTGTTCAGGATCGGGAACTTGGTCTTGTACATCCTTGTCATCATCCATTGGAATGCCTGCATCTACTTTGCTATTTCCAAGTTCATTGGTTTTGGGACAGATTCCTGGGTCTATCCAAACATCTCAAACCCAGAGTATGGACGCCTCTCCAGGAAGTACATCTACAGTCTCTATTGGTCCACCTTGACCCTGACCACCATCGGGGAGACCCCACCCCCTGTGAAAGACGAGGAGTATCTGTTTGTTGTCATAGACTTCCTGGTGGGCGTCTTGATTTTTGCCACCATTGTTGGCAATGTGGGCTCCATGATCTCGAACATGAATGCTTCACGGGCTGAATTCCAGGCCAAGATTGACTCTATCAAGCAGTATATGCAATTCCGCAAGGTGACCAAGGACTTGGAGACTCGGGTGATCCGGTGGTTTGACTACCTGTGGGCCAACAAGAAGACAGTGGATGAGAAGGAGGTGCTCAAGAGTCTCCCAGACAAACTGAAGGCTGAGATTGCCATCAACGTGCACCTGGACACTCTGAAGAAGGTCCGCATCTTCCAAGACTGTGAGGCAGGGCTGCTGGTAGAACTCGTGCTCAAGCTGCGGCCTGCAGTGTTCAGCCCAGGGGATTACATCTGTAAGAAGGGGGACATTGGGAGGGAGATGTACATCATCAAGGAGGGCAAGCTGGCTGTGGTGGCTGATGACGGGATCACCCAGTTCGTGGTCCTTAGTGATGGGAGTTACTTTGGGGAGATCAGCATCTTGAACATCAAGGGGAGCAAGTCAGGGAACCGCAGGACAGCCAATATCAGGAGCATCGGCTACTCGGACCTGTTCTGCCTTTCCAAGGATGATCTGATGGAGGCTCTCACCGAATACCCAGAGGCCAAGAAGGCCCTGGAGGAGAAGGGACGGCAGATCCTGATGAAGGACAACCTGATTGATGAGGACgtggccagggctggggcagaCCCCAAGGATATTGAGGAGAAGGTAGAGCACCTGGAGTCCTCCCTAGATACCCTGCAGACCAGGTTTGCACGGCTCCTGGCCGAGTACAACGCCACCCAGATGAAAGTGAAACAACGTCTCACTCACCTGGAAAGCCAGGTGAAGATCGGCACGAGTGACCCTCTGGCTGATGGGGCCACTCCTGGGGAGGCTGAGAAAACAGAGACCAAAcaacagtga
- the CNGA3 gene encoding cyclic nucleotide-gated cation channel alpha-3 isoform X1: MAKINTQFSHPAVRTTDRDLNHVENGFSRVHLPSEETSSELQQEIAMETRGLAESRRSSYASQGPARMSRLIISLRAWATRHVHHEAQRTDSFLEHFRGAELKEVSSQESNAQSNTGSQEPPDRGRGGWPLARNNTNTCNNSEDDKAKKEEKEKKEEKEKNSTKPEENKKDSIVVDPSSNMYYNWLTIIALPVFYNWCLLVCRACFDELQSEHVMLWLVLDYLSDVLYGLDMLVRARTGFLEQGLMVKDAPRLWKHYTKTVHFKLDILSLVPTDLAYFKLGINYPELRFNRLLKFARLFEFFDRTETRTNYPNLFRIGNLVLYILVIIHWNACIYFAISKFIGFGTDSWVYPNISNPEYGRLSRKYIYSLYWSTLTLTTIGETPPPVKDEEYLFVVIDFLVGVLIFATIVGNVGSMISNMNASRAEFQAKIDSIKQYMQFRKVTKDLETRVIRWFDYLWANKKTVDEKEVLKSLPDKLKAEIAINVHLDTLKKVRIFQDCEAGLLVELVLKLRPAVFSPGDYICKKGDIGREMYIIKEGKLAVVADDGITQFVVLSDGSYFGEISILNIKGSKSGNRRTANIRSIGYSDLFCLSKDDLMEALTEYPEAKKALEEKGRQILMKDNLIDEDVARAGADPKDIEEKVEHLESSLDTLQTRFARLLAEYNATQMKVKQRLTHLESQVKIGTSDPLADGATPGEAEKTETKQQ, from the exons ATGGCCAAGATTAACACCCAATTCTCCCACCCTGCGGTAAGGAccacagacagagatctcaaccATGTTGAAAATGGCTTCAGCAG GGTCCACTTGCCGAGCGAGGAGACTTCGTCAGAACTGCAGCAGGAGATCGCCATGGAGACCAGAGGACTGGCGGAGTCTAGGCGAAGCTCCTACGCCAGCCAGGGGCCCGCCAG GATGTCTCGCCTGATCATCTCATTGCGAGCATGGGCCACCAGACACGTACACCACGAGGCCCAGAGAACGGACTCATTCCTGGAGCATTTCCGCGGAGCTGAGCTAAAGGAGGTGTCCAGCCAAGAAAGCAATGCCCAGTCAAATACGGGCAGCCAGGAGCcaccagacagagggagagg TGGCTGGCCCCTGGCCAGAAACAACACCAACACCTGCAACAACTCAGAGGA TGACAAGGcgaaaaaggaggagaaggagaaaaaggaagagaaagagaaaaactccACAAAACCAGAGGA AAACAAGAAGGACAGCATAGTGGTGGATCCCTCCAGCAACATGTACTACAACTGGTTGACTATCATTGCCCTGCCTGTCTTCTACAACTGGTGTCTGCTGGTGTGCAG GGCCTGTTTCGACGAGCTGCAGTCCGAGCACGTGATGCTGTGGCTGGTCCTGGACTACTTGTCCGACGTCCTCTACGGCTTGGATATGCTGGTGCGAGCCCGGACAG GCTTCCTTGAACAAGGCTTGATGGTCAAGGATGCCCCGAGACTGTGGAAGCATTACACAAAGACTGTGCACTTCAAACTGGACATATTATCCCTggtccccacagacctggcttatTTTAAGTTGGGCATAAACTATCCAGAACTGAGGTTCAACCGCCTCCTGAAGTTTGCCCGGCTCTTTGAGTTCTTCGACCGCACAGAGACGAGGACCAACTACCCCAATTTGTTCAGGATCGGGAACTTGGTCTTGTACATCCTTGTCATCATCCATTGGAATGCCTGCATCTACTTTGCTATTTCCAAGTTCATTGGTTTTGGGACAGATTCCTGGGTCTATCCAAACATCTCAAACCCAGAGTATGGACGCCTCTCCAGGAAGTACATCTACAGTCTCTATTGGTCCACCTTGACCCTGACCACCATCGGGGAGACCCCACCCCCTGTGAAAGACGAGGAGTATCTGTTTGTTGTCATAGACTTCCTGGTGGGCGTCTTGATTTTTGCCACCATTGTTGGCAATGTGGGCTCCATGATCTCGAACATGAATGCTTCACGGGCTGAATTCCAGGCCAAGATTGACTCTATCAAGCAGTATATGCAATTCCGCAAGGTGACCAAGGACTTGGAGACTCGGGTGATCCGGTGGTTTGACTACCTGTGGGCCAACAAGAAGACAGTGGATGAGAAGGAGGTGCTCAAGAGTCTCCCAGACAAACTGAAGGCTGAGATTGCCATCAACGTGCACCTGGACACTCTGAAGAAGGTCCGCATCTTCCAAGACTGTGAGGCAGGGCTGCTGGTAGAACTCGTGCTCAAGCTGCGGCCTGCAGTGTTCAGCCCAGGGGATTACATCTGTAAGAAGGGGGACATTGGGAGGGAGATGTACATCATCAAGGAGGGCAAGCTGGCTGTGGTGGCTGATGACGGGATCACCCAGTTCGTGGTCCTTAGTGATGGGAGTTACTTTGGGGAGATCAGCATCTTGAACATCAAGGGGAGCAAGTCAGGGAACCGCAGGACAGCCAATATCAGGAGCATCGGCTACTCGGACCTGTTCTGCCTTTCCAAGGATGATCTGATGGAGGCTCTCACCGAATACCCAGAGGCCAAGAAGGCCCTGGAGGAGAAGGGACGGCAGATCCTGATGAAGGACAACCTGATTGATGAGGACgtggccagggctggggcagaCCCCAAGGATATTGAGGAGAAGGTAGAGCACCTGGAGTCCTCCCTAGATACCCTGCAGACCAGGTTTGCACGGCTCCTGGCCGAGTACAACGCCACCCAGATGAAAGTGAAACAACGTCTCACTCACCTGGAAAGCCAGGTGAAGATCGGCACGAGTGACCCTCTGGCTGATGGGGCCACTCCTGGGGAGGCTGAGAAAACAGAGACCAAAcaacagtga
- the CNGA3 gene encoding cyclic nucleotide-gated cation channel alpha-3 isoform X3, protein MAKINTQFSHPAVRTTDRDLNHVENGFSRVHLPSEETSSELQQEIAMETRGLAESRRSSYASQGPARMSRLIISLRAWATRHVHHEAQRTDSFLEHFRGAELKEVSSQESNAQSNTGSQEPPDRGRGNKKDSIVVDPSSNMYYNWLTIIALPVFYNWCLLVCRACFDELQSEHVMLWLVLDYLSDVLYGLDMLVRARTGFLEQGLMVKDAPRLWKHYTKTVHFKLDILSLVPTDLAYFKLGINYPELRFNRLLKFARLFEFFDRTETRTNYPNLFRIGNLVLYILVIIHWNACIYFAISKFIGFGTDSWVYPNISNPEYGRLSRKYIYSLYWSTLTLTTIGETPPPVKDEEYLFVVIDFLVGVLIFATIVGNVGSMISNMNASRAEFQAKIDSIKQYMQFRKVTKDLETRVIRWFDYLWANKKTVDEKEVLKSLPDKLKAEIAINVHLDTLKKVRIFQDCEAGLLVELVLKLRPAVFSPGDYICKKGDIGREMYIIKEGKLAVVADDGITQFVVLSDGSYFGEISILNIKGSKSGNRRTANIRSIGYSDLFCLSKDDLMEALTEYPEAKKALEEKGRQILMKDNLIDEDVARAGADPKDIEEKVEHLESSLDTLQTRFARLLAEYNATQMKVKQRLTHLESQVKIGTSDPLADGATPGEAEKTETKQQ, encoded by the exons ATGGCCAAGATTAACACCCAATTCTCCCACCCTGCGGTAAGGAccacagacagagatctcaaccATGTTGAAAATGGCTTCAGCAG GGTCCACTTGCCGAGCGAGGAGACTTCGTCAGAACTGCAGCAGGAGATCGCCATGGAGACCAGAGGACTGGCGGAGTCTAGGCGAAGCTCCTACGCCAGCCAGGGGCCCGCCAG GATGTCTCGCCTGATCATCTCATTGCGAGCATGGGCCACCAGACACGTACACCACGAGGCCCAGAGAACGGACTCATTCCTGGAGCATTTCCGCGGAGCTGAGCTAAAGGAGGTGTCCAGCCAAGAAAGCAATGCCCAGTCAAATACGGGCAGCCAGGAGCcaccagacagagggagagg AAACAAGAAGGACAGCATAGTGGTGGATCCCTCCAGCAACATGTACTACAACTGGTTGACTATCATTGCCCTGCCTGTCTTCTACAACTGGTGTCTGCTGGTGTGCAG GGCCTGTTTCGACGAGCTGCAGTCCGAGCACGTGATGCTGTGGCTGGTCCTGGACTACTTGTCCGACGTCCTCTACGGCTTGGATATGCTGGTGCGAGCCCGGACAG GCTTCCTTGAACAAGGCTTGATGGTCAAGGATGCCCCGAGACTGTGGAAGCATTACACAAAGACTGTGCACTTCAAACTGGACATATTATCCCTggtccccacagacctggcttatTTTAAGTTGGGCATAAACTATCCAGAACTGAGGTTCAACCGCCTCCTGAAGTTTGCCCGGCTCTTTGAGTTCTTCGACCGCACAGAGACGAGGACCAACTACCCCAATTTGTTCAGGATCGGGAACTTGGTCTTGTACATCCTTGTCATCATCCATTGGAATGCCTGCATCTACTTTGCTATTTCCAAGTTCATTGGTTTTGGGACAGATTCCTGGGTCTATCCAAACATCTCAAACCCAGAGTATGGACGCCTCTCCAGGAAGTACATCTACAGTCTCTATTGGTCCACCTTGACCCTGACCACCATCGGGGAGACCCCACCCCCTGTGAAAGACGAGGAGTATCTGTTTGTTGTCATAGACTTCCTGGTGGGCGTCTTGATTTTTGCCACCATTGTTGGCAATGTGGGCTCCATGATCTCGAACATGAATGCTTCACGGGCTGAATTCCAGGCCAAGATTGACTCTATCAAGCAGTATATGCAATTCCGCAAGGTGACCAAGGACTTGGAGACTCGGGTGATCCGGTGGTTTGACTACCTGTGGGCCAACAAGAAGACAGTGGATGAGAAGGAGGTGCTCAAGAGTCTCCCAGACAAACTGAAGGCTGAGATTGCCATCAACGTGCACCTGGACACTCTGAAGAAGGTCCGCATCTTCCAAGACTGTGAGGCAGGGCTGCTGGTAGAACTCGTGCTCAAGCTGCGGCCTGCAGTGTTCAGCCCAGGGGATTACATCTGTAAGAAGGGGGACATTGGGAGGGAGATGTACATCATCAAGGAGGGCAAGCTGGCTGTGGTGGCTGATGACGGGATCACCCAGTTCGTGGTCCTTAGTGATGGGAGTTACTTTGGGGAGATCAGCATCTTGAACATCAAGGGGAGCAAGTCAGGGAACCGCAGGACAGCCAATATCAGGAGCATCGGCTACTCGGACCTGTTCTGCCTTTCCAAGGATGATCTGATGGAGGCTCTCACCGAATACCCAGAGGCCAAGAAGGCCCTGGAGGAGAAGGGACGGCAGATCCTGATGAAGGACAACCTGATTGATGAGGACgtggccagggctggggcagaCCCCAAGGATATTGAGGAGAAGGTAGAGCACCTGGAGTCCTCCCTAGATACCCTGCAGACCAGGTTTGCACGGCTCCTGGCCGAGTACAACGCCACCCAGATGAAAGTGAAACAACGTCTCACTCACCTGGAAAGCCAGGTGAAGATCGGCACGAGTGACCCTCTGGCTGATGGGGCCACTCCTGGGGAGGCTGAGAAAACAGAGACCAAAcaacagtga